One window of Pirellulales bacterium genomic DNA carries:
- a CDS encoding phosphoribosylaminoimidazolesuccinocarboxamide synthase, translating to MSIEPLMQAPVLETSIPGWPVRRGKVRDVYDLGERLLLVATDRISAFDWVLPNGIPDKGRVLTQTSLFWLELLDEQNHLISGDAGRFGLPSGVDPEPFSGRSMLVRKTQVVPIECVVRGYLSGSGWKEYRQTGEVCGVRLPAGLVESDRLQEPIFTPATKEESGHDINISLARMAELIGSEVADELRRRSLAIYSRGAEFARGRGIIIADTKFEWGWLDGKLILIDEVLTPDSSRFWPADSYAPGRGQPSFDKQFVRDWLETTTWDKNSPPPALPDDVVLRTREKYVEAYERLTGRVFAWR from the coding sequence ATGTCCATTGAACCTCTCATGCAAGCCCCCGTATTGGAAACCTCGATCCCCGGCTGGCCCGTTCGGCGCGGCAAAGTGCGCGACGTGTACGATCTCGGCGAGCGGCTGCTGCTGGTCGCCACCGATCGAATCAGCGCCTTCGACTGGGTGCTGCCCAATGGGATTCCCGACAAAGGGCGCGTGCTCACGCAGACGAGCCTGTTCTGGCTCGAATTGCTCGACGAGCAGAACCATCTGATTTCGGGCGACGCCGGCCGCTTCGGTTTGCCGAGCGGGGTCGATCCCGAGCCGTTTTCCGGGCGGAGCATGCTCGTGCGCAAGACGCAGGTGGTGCCGATCGAATGCGTGGTCCGTGGCTATCTCTCCGGTTCCGGTTGGAAGGAGTATCGGCAAACCGGCGAAGTTTGCGGCGTGCGGCTGCCGGCCGGTTTGGTTGAAAGCGATCGGCTGCAGGAGCCGATCTTCACCCCGGCCACCAAAGAAGAGAGCGGGCACGACATCAACATTTCCTTGGCGCGAATGGCGGAACTGATCGGTAGCGAGGTGGCTGACGAGCTTCGCCGCCGCAGTTTGGCGATCTATAGCCGCGGCGCGGAATTCGCTCGCGGCCGCGGGATCATTATCGCCGACACGAAGTTCGAATGGGGCTGGCTCGACGGCAAGCTGATTCTGATCGACGAAGTGCTCACGCCCGACAGCTCCCGATTCTGGCCGGCCGATTCCTATGCGCCCGGCCGAGGCCAGCCGTCGTTCGACAAGCAATTCGTCCGCGATTGGCTGGAAACTACCACCTGGGACAAGAACAGCCCGCCGCCCGCGCTCCCGGACGATGTCGTGCTCCGGACGCGCGAGAAGTACGTCGAGGCGTACGAGCGTCTGACCGGGCGAGTGTTTGCCTGGCGGTAA
- a CDS encoding BON domain-containing protein, whose translation MRRLFLGLAIAGFAALTPSWLLAGDQEVAQQIAANLKNSGKMHGYSVGVKVQEGTVWLNGTVKSQEQLATALDIVQDTPGIEKIVNGLSVTGGAGQTAVRQAADSSSGASAQLAIGSQADYNKPDYEATPSKSVLAATRTAAVPASYSSAPSANSGVPLPLSAAPRLAAQPRMMQQAPVEMASSMQNGAPIPAYVPAAGGGIAPAHFDHPTMPGYAWPSYASYPNYAALTYPRQYSPTAWPFIGPFYPYPQVPLGWRKVTLEWHNGWWMLDFNDGCK comes from the coding sequence ATGCGACGTTTGTTCTTGGGATTGGCGATCGCCGGATTCGCCGCGCTGACGCCGAGCTGGCTGCTAGCGGGCGATCAAGAAGTGGCTCAGCAGATCGCCGCCAACCTGAAAAATAGCGGCAAAATGCACGGCTACAGCGTTGGAGTGAAGGTGCAGGAAGGCACGGTCTGGCTCAACGGCACGGTGAAAAGCCAGGAGCAGTTGGCCACGGCTTTGGACATCGTTCAGGACACGCCAGGGATCGAGAAGATCGTCAACGGGCTGTCCGTAACTGGCGGCGCCGGACAAACGGCCGTGCGACAGGCGGCCGACTCGTCGAGCGGAGCATCCGCTCAGTTGGCGATCGGCAGCCAGGCGGACTACAACAAGCCGGATTATGAGGCCACGCCGTCCAAATCGGTGCTGGCGGCGACCCGTACGGCAGCCGTTCCGGCATCGTATAGTTCCGCTCCGTCGGCGAACTCGGGCGTGCCGCTCCCGCTCTCGGCTGCTCCGCGCCTTGCCGCGCAGCCGCGCATGATGCAGCAGGCGCCGGTCGAGATGGCCTCGTCCATGCAGAACGGCGCGCCGATTCCGGCCTATGTGCCGGCGGCGGGCGGCGGGATCGCCCCAGCCCATTTCGATCATCCGACGATGCCGGGCTACGCCTGGCCGAGCTATGCCTCGTATCCCAATTACGCGGCGTTGACCTATCCTCGCCAGTATTCGCCGACCGCTTGGCCGTTCATCGGTCCTTTCTACCCCTATCCGCAGGTGCCGCTCGGCTGGCGGAAGGTCACGCTGGAATGGCACAACGGCTGGTGGATGCTCGACTTCAACGACGGCTGCAAATAG